From Desulfovibrio sp., the proteins below share one genomic window:
- the mutL gene encoding DNA mismatch repair endonuclease MutL, which yields MNSYQTIRVLPPHLQNQIAAGEVVERPSSVVKELLENSLDSGADRVQISLDGGGLGLILIQDNGRGMDPAELRLALTRHATSKISAVEDLESIATFGFRGEALPSIASVSRMRLTSRSQDSPDAHYLDIHFGDFREEGPAAMVQGTRIEVRDLFANVPARLKFMKTQATEVRRCQEVLERMALARLDVAFKLSIGERAVLRFVTGQDLLARLGVVWPPAVVQALTPVENEMHGCKVTGFAGLPHVGQARPDRMLFYVNSRPVQDRVLLRAVRDAYKGRMLSREYPVSVLFITTGPGEVDVNVHPAKTEVRFRDEKLLFSLVRTAVARALDLGSPSATMTSVLDHKAPPLRNELHPGPKYATYQDYLTEVAQAGTESDPPSREPGDSGLHTGDSSHFPSFRTRGADADRTGDPSAHGGLEAMDDVPAFMRRGAAGFPRGEAAPGTDADSPGLYRRDARDHCVSPGAARGQNSHSNEEFRLPSALHDSGTAYGGGYGTEPKPPVPARAGRGIEYLGQVAGTYLVLRLAGQGLALLDQHAAHERVLYEKMRAAHSKGQSQPLGIPFEISLHPAEQKKLAKLWPDLTNLGFQLQSSRPTVVTVRGIPPILSTGQAKEFLREALTGQAKGMEDLWAVMSCKAAIKAGDRLAEDEALALVESWSKAKDRDYCPHGRPVVVSWDKKELEKLFKRRK from the coding sequence ATGAATTCCTACCAGACCATTCGGGTGCTGCCGCCGCACCTTCAGAATCAGATCGCCGCCGGAGAGGTGGTAGAGCGGCCGTCGAGCGTCGTCAAGGAACTGTTGGAGAACAGCCTGGATTCCGGCGCGGACCGGGTGCAGATTTCCCTGGACGGTGGCGGGCTCGGACTCATCCTGATCCAGGACAATGGCCGGGGCATGGATCCTGCCGAACTCCGGCTGGCGCTTACCCGGCACGCGACCAGCAAGATCTCCGCCGTGGAAGACCTGGAGTCCATCGCCACTTTCGGCTTCCGGGGAGAGGCTCTGCCCTCCATAGCCTCGGTGTCACGCATGCGTTTGACCTCCCGAAGCCAGGACAGCCCGGACGCCCACTATCTGGACATCCATTTCGGGGATTTCCGCGAGGAAGGACCGGCGGCCATGGTCCAGGGCACCCGCATCGAGGTGCGCGACCTCTTCGCCAACGTGCCCGCCAGGCTCAAGTTCATGAAAACCCAGGCCACCGAGGTGCGCCGCTGCCAGGAGGTCCTGGAGCGCATGGCCCTGGCCCGGCTGGACGTGGCCTTCAAGCTCTCCATCGGGGAGCGGGCCGTGCTGCGGTTCGTCACCGGGCAGGACCTGCTGGCCAGGCTCGGAGTGGTGTGGCCTCCGGCCGTGGTCCAGGCTCTCACCCCGGTAGAAAACGAGATGCACGGCTGCAAGGTGACAGGCTTCGCGGGCTTGCCCCACGTTGGCCAGGCCCGTCCTGACCGGATGCTCTTCTACGTGAACTCACGCCCAGTCCAGGACCGGGTGCTCCTGCGGGCGGTGCGCGACGCCTACAAGGGACGGATGCTTTCCCGCGAATACCCGGTATCCGTACTCTTTATCACCACCGGGCCGGGCGAGGTGGACGTAAACGTCCATCCGGCCAAGACCGAGGTCCGCTTCCGGGACGAAAAGCTCCTGTTTTCCCTGGTGCGCACCGCCGTTGCCAGGGCCCTGGATCTGGGCTCGCCCTCGGCCACTATGACCAGCGTGCTGGACCACAAGGCCCCTCCCCTGCGCAATGAACTGCACCCTGGCCCCAAATACGCCACCTACCAGGACTACCTGACGGAAGTTGCCCAGGCTGGTACAGAATCCGACCCGCCATCGCGCGAACCAGGGGACAGTGGTCTCCACACCGGGGATTCCAGCCATTTCCCGTCATTCAGGACACGCGGTGCCGATGCGGATCGAACCGGCGATCCCTCCGCGCACGGCGGCCTTGAAGCCATGGATGATGTGCCGGCCTTCATGCGCAGGGGCGCAGCCGGATTCCCCAGAGGAGAAGCGGCACCCGGGACTGATGCTGACAGTCCTGGGCTCTACCGGCGAGACGCGAGGGACCACTGCGTTTCCCCGGGAGCGGCAAGGGGCCAAAACTCTCACAGCAACGAGGAGTTTCGCCTACCGTCCGCCCTGCATGATTCCGGCACGGCCTACGGCGGGGGTTACGGAACAGAGCCCAAGCCCCCGGTTCCTGCCCGGGCTGGACGCGGAATTGAATACCTGGGGCAGGTGGCGGGCACTTACTTGGTGTTGCGACTGGCCGGGCAGGGTCTGGCTCTCCTGGACCAGCACGCCGCCCACGAGCGGGTGCTCTACGAGAAGATGCGCGCCGCCCACAGCAAGGGGCAGAGCCAGCCTCTTGGAATCCCTTTCGAGATAAGCCTGCACCCGGCCGAGCAGAAGAAACTGGCCAAGCTCTGGCCGGACCTGACCAACCTCGGCTTTCAGCTGCAATCTTCCAGGCCTACGGTGGTGACCGTGCGCGGCATACCGCCGATCCTCTCCACGGGACAAGCCAAGGAATTCCTGCGTGAGGCGTTGACCGGACAGGCCAAGGGAATGGAAGACCTGTGGGCGGTTATGAGCTGCAAGGCGGCCATAAAGGCCGGAGACAGGCTGGCCGAGGACGAGGCCCTGGCCCTGGTGGAGTCCTGGAGCAAAGCCAAGGACCGCGACTATTGCCCGCACGGCAGGCCGGTGGTGGTCAGCTGGGACAAGAAGGAACTGGAGAAGCTCTTCAAGCGCAGAAAATAG
- a CDS encoding DsrE family protein, with amino-acid sequence MNYDLLLHMDMESQETMDIALGNIENYMLALPDETFQIVLVANGPAVKLFKKANFSAAMAVTRLHEKGAKFKLCANSLKKFAIPAEEIIEGCEAIQAGIVAIVRMQREGFAYVRP; translated from the coding sequence ATGAATTACGATCTACTGCTGCACATGGACATGGAAAGCCAGGAAACCATGGATATCGCCCTGGGCAACATCGAGAACTACATGCTGGCCCTGCCGGATGAAACCTTTCAGATCGTGCTCGTGGCCAATGGCCCGGCCGTGAAGCTCTTCAAAAAGGCGAACTTCAGCGCTGCCATGGCCGTGACCCGGCTTCACGAAAAGGGTGCCAAATTCAAGCTCTGCGCCAATTCCCTGAAGAAATTCGCCATACCCGCCGAGGAGATTATCGAGGGCTGCGAGGCGATCCAGGCCGGCATCGTTGCGATTGTCCGGATGCAGCGGGAGGGATTTGCCTACGTGAGGCCGTAA
- the hypB gene encoding hydrogenase nickel incorporation protein HypB, with protein sequence MKVSVIRNVLEANDRLAQELKDLFAERGILALNLMSSPGAGKTSLLERTLADLAGEFKMAVIEGDLQTDNDARRVAATGAQAVQINTEGGCHLNSSMILEALKQLDMDGLDILFIENVGNLVCPAEFDVGEDCKVTLLSVTEGDDKPEKYPLMFNLSEASLLNKVDLLPYVDFDMNRAKGFMRALNKDILIFDVSCKSREGLDGWYDWLRKKRATKKN encoded by the coding sequence ATGAAAGTATCCGTTATCCGCAATGTCCTGGAAGCCAACGACAGGCTTGCCCAGGAATTGAAAGACCTTTTCGCCGAGCGCGGCATCTTGGCGCTCAACCTGATGAGCTCGCCCGGCGCCGGCAAGACCAGTCTGCTTGAGCGCACCCTGGCCGACCTGGCCGGCGAATTCAAGATGGCGGTCATCGAGGGCGATCTGCAGACCGACAACGACGCCCGCCGCGTGGCCGCCACCGGAGCCCAGGCCGTACAGATCAACACCGAAGGCGGCTGCCACCTGAACAGCTCCATGATCCTGGAAGCCCTAAAGCAGCTGGATATGGACGGCCTGGACATCCTGTTCATCGAGAACGTGGGTAACCTGGTGTGCCCAGCCGAGTTCGACGTGGGCGAGGACTGCAAGGTGACGCTTCTGTCGGTTACCGAGGGTGATGACAAACCCGAGAAGTACCCGCTGATGTTCAATCTGAGCGAGGCTTCACTCCTTAATAAAGTGGACCTGCTGCCCTACGTCGATTTCGACATGAACCGGGCCAAGGGGTTCATGCGGGCCCTCAACAAGGATATCCTCATCTTTGATGTCTCCTGCAAGAGTCGGGAGGGATTGGATGGATGGTATGACTGGCTGAGAAAGAAACGGGCGACGAAAAAGAACTAA
- a CDS encoding hydrogenase maturation nickel metallochaperone HypA, with product MHEMSIAQSILDIIKQEMEKNDLTKLIRVKIKFGRLTNTVPEALETGFMALTVQTPLESAVFELEEIQARYKCFKCGKEFSPEGTNRLLVPCPYCGEDLGHEVLAGKELFIDYIEAE from the coding sequence ATGCACGAAATGTCCATTGCCCAGTCCATCCTGGATATCATCAAGCAGGAAATGGAAAAAAACGATCTGACCAAGCTCATCAGGGTCAAGATCAAGTTCGGCAGACTCACCAATACCGTGCCCGAAGCTCTAGAAACCGGGTTCATGGCCCTCACGGTTCAAACTCCGTTGGAGTCCGCCGTGTTTGAGTTGGAAGAGATTCAGGCCCGTTACAAGTGTTTCAAGTGCGGCAAGGAGTTTTCGCCCGAAGGCACCAACCGTCTCCTGGTCCCCTGCCCCTATTGCGGCGAGGATTTGGGACACGAGGTGCTGGCCGGCAAGGAACTTTTCATCGACTACATCGAGGCGGAGTGA
- a CDS encoding DUF554 domain-containing protein, which produces MDMPLGTIANSAAIVIGSLVGLLMHGRFPENVKKIVFQGLGLSVLLIGLQMALKMDRPLLVVFSMVLGGICGELLHIEDRLESLGDRIKVLARSRNALFTDGLVSASLIYCVGSMAILGSLDDGLRNDPTILFTKATLDGFASIPLASTYGVGVMLSAVPVFLYQGAITLAAGSIREVVTPVLLNQITATGGLLIVSIGINLLGFARIRVGNFLPALVAAALLSFTPI; this is translated from the coding sequence ATGGACATGCCTTTAGGTACCATCGCCAACTCGGCGGCAATCGTGATCGGGAGCCTCGTGGGGCTTCTGATGCATGGCCGTTTTCCAGAGAACGTCAAGAAAATCGTTTTCCAGGGTCTTGGCCTCTCGGTCCTGCTCATCGGCCTGCAAATGGCGCTCAAGATGGACAGGCCTCTACTTGTAGTTTTCAGCATGGTTCTGGGAGGCATCTGCGGGGAACTCCTGCACATCGAGGACCGCCTCGAATCCCTTGGAGACCGCATCAAGGTTCTGGCCCGGTCCCGAAATGCGCTTTTCACCGACGGCCTAGTCTCGGCTTCGCTCATCTATTGCGTGGGGTCCATGGCCATCCTGGGGTCCTTGGACGACGGACTGCGAAACGACCCGACAATTCTCTTCACCAAGGCCACCCTGGACGGTTTCGCCTCCATCCCGCTGGCTTCCACCTACGGGGTTGGAGTGATGCTTTCGGCTGTGCCGGTGTTCCTCTACCAGGGAGCCATCACCTTGGCGGCAGGTTCCATCCGCGAGGTGGTCACTCCGGTGCTTCTCAACCAGATAACGGCCACCGGAGGCCTGCTCATCGTCTCCATCGGGATAAACCTCCTGGGGTTCGCCCGCATCAGGGTCGGCAATTTTCTGCCCGCCCTTGTGGCGGCCGCGCTCTTGAGTTTCACACCCATTTAG
- the alr gene encoding alanine racemase, whose translation MSIAYNKVTAIIELANIVHNFNILNAASGAVIPVIKSDAYGHGLSQVAQVLSAQAGVETFAVGTVEEAVALRASGHARRVIALLGPVEDHEYQALWDAGVIAFFHSFEQLDRLAEFAKGQAEVLPIALKFDTGMRRLGFTLADVPAVADRLKAIKSVRLEYVSSHLATADEPDALAYVKEQGQEFAAIRRELETHGLPHKANIANSAAILGHPDLHLDNQRAGIALYGCSPFAGTSREGLGSELKPAMSVKTKILSVHPLKAGQTISYGCTYTAEKDMRVAIVAAGYADAYSRGLSGKAWMCLKGRRVPVLGRVCMQMCAVDVTGLEDVRPGEDIWLLGGEGAGRITPEDLAGWWGTITYEVFCLLGLNKREYI comes from the coding sequence ATGAGCATTGCGTATAATAAAGTGACGGCGATCATCGAACTGGCCAATATCGTACACAATTTTAATATACTGAACGCCGCGTCCGGTGCGGTTATCCCGGTGATCAAGTCCGATGCCTACGGCCACGGCCTCTCCCAGGTGGCCCAGGTGCTTTCGGCCCAGGCGGGAGTGGAGACCTTCGCCGTGGGGACCGTGGAAGAGGCCGTTGCCCTGAGGGCGTCCGGGCATGCGCGCAGGGTGATCGCCCTGCTCGGGCCCGTGGAGGATCACGAATACCAGGCCCTCTGGGATGCTGGCGTCATCGCCTTCTTCCACAGCTTCGAACAGCTGGACAGACTTGCGGAGTTTGCCAAAGGGCAGGCCGAGGTGCTGCCCATTGCGCTCAAGTTCGACACGGGCATGCGCCGCCTGGGCTTCACTTTGGCAGACGTGCCGGCTGTGGCCGACAGGCTGAAGGCCATAAAGAGCGTGCGCCTGGAGTACGTCAGCTCGCATCTGGCCACGGCTGACGAGCCCGACGCCCTTGCGTACGTCAAGGAGCAGGGCCAGGAATTCGCGGCCATAAGGCGTGAACTGGAAACTCATGGTCTGCCGCACAAGGCCAATATCGCCAACTCAGCGGCCATTCTGGGGCACCCGGACCTGCACCTGGACAACCAGCGCGCCGGAATAGCCCTGTACGGATGCAGCCCGTTTGCCGGAACCTCCCGGGAGGGGCTCGGTAGCGAGCTCAAGCCGGCCATGAGCGTGAAGACCAAGATATTGTCCGTGCATCCTCTGAAAGCCGGGCAGACCATAAGCTACGGCTGTACCTACACGGCCGAAAAGGACATGCGAGTGGCCATAGTGGCGGCCGGGTATGCCGACGCCTACAGCCGGGGGCTTTCCGGAAAGGCCTGGATGTGCTTGAAGGGGAGAAGGGTGCCGGTACTGGGTCGGGTGTGCATGCAGATGTGCGCCGTGGACGTGACCGGCTTAGAAGACGTTCGCCCTGGCGAGGACATCTGGCTCCTGGGTGGAGAGGGAGCGGGACGGATCACGCCGGAGGATCTGGCCGGGTGGTGGGGGACCATCACCTACGAGGTGTTCTGCTTGCTTGGGCTAAACAAACGGGAATATATCTAA
- a CDS encoding NADH:flavin oxidoreductase has protein sequence MSDLFDTTTINGMTLPNRFVRSATWEGLAGDDGSVTPRLCETMAELARGEVGLIISGHAYVSPEGQAGLKQLGAHSDAMTQGLAAMAKAVHDAGGKIALQLAHAGNQANVSLSGLAAVGPSNLENEGLPACKALDHSGIAQLVKAFVRAAERGKQAGFDAVQLHAAHGYLLSQFLSPAWNKRTDEYGGSLENRARFLLDVVKAVRKAIGPNYPVLVKINSGDFVENGLTSEDAAAMAVMLEKASVDALELSGGCRPAGEAFMPARKGKIKSKDQEAYYRQAAAMCKRGLSIPLMLVGGIRSYEVAKDLVQSGTADYISLCRPLICEPGLVKRWREGDRRPAECVSDNACYGPGFAGEGIRCVTYEKKRGHAQG, from the coding sequence ATGTCCGACCTGTTCGACACCACCACCATAAACGGAATGACCCTCCCCAACCGCTTCGTGCGCTCCGCCACCTGGGAAGGCCTGGCCGGGGACGACGGTTCCGTCACTCCCAGGCTGTGCGAGACCATGGCCGAACTGGCCCGGGGTGAGGTGGGGCTCATTATAAGCGGCCACGCCTATGTGAGCCCTGAGGGTCAGGCCGGACTGAAGCAGCTCGGAGCCCACAGCGACGCTATGACCCAGGGCCTCGCGGCCATGGCCAAGGCTGTTCACGACGCCGGAGGCAAGATCGCCCTGCAACTGGCCCATGCTGGCAACCAGGCGAACGTTTCGCTCTCCGGTCTGGCGGCGGTAGGCCCGAGCAACCTTGAAAACGAAGGGCTGCCCGCCTGCAAGGCTCTGGACCACTCTGGAATCGCTCAACTGGTTAAAGCCTTTGTACGAGCCGCGGAGCGCGGGAAGCAGGCCGGTTTCGATGCGGTGCAGCTTCACGCCGCCCATGGCTATCTTCTGAGCCAGTTTCTCTCCCCGGCCTGGAACAAGCGGACCGACGAATACGGCGGTTCGCTGGAGAACCGCGCCCGGTTCCTCCTGGATGTGGTGAAGGCCGTGCGCAAAGCAATAGGACCGAACTACCCGGTGCTGGTGAAGATCAATTCCGGGGATTTCGTGGAGAACGGACTGACCAGCGAGGACGCGGCCGCCATGGCCGTCATGCTTGAGAAGGCCTCGGTGGACGCGTTGGAGCTCTCGGGCGGGTGCAGGCCTGCGGGCGAGGCCTTCATGCCCGCGCGCAAGGGCAAGATAAAATCAAAGGACCAGGAAGCCTACTACCGGCAGGCTGCCGCAATGTGCAAACGCGGCTTGAGCATCCCGCTCATGCTGGTGGGAGGCATCCGCTCCTACGAAGTGGCGAAGGACTTGGTTCAGTCCGGCACTGCCGACTACATCTCGCTCTGCCGTCCACTCATCTGCGAGCCGGGTCTGGTGAAGCGCTGGCGCGAGGGCGACCGACGCCCGGCCGAGTGCGTGTCGGATAACGCCTGCTACGGGCCCGGCTTTGCTGGGGAAGGCATCCGGTGCGTGACCTACGAGAAGAAGCGCGGCCACGCCCAAGGGTAA
- a CDS encoding glycosyltransferase family 39 protein, which yields MNVNRHMFLSDRDEDVQTRIILCIVLSVAAIIRLYHLDTSPLWFDEIWAPLVLNKPTDYILQYINTLDNAPPFFYIITKIVTLFGSSSFVLRLPSVVFGVLAVYLMYIVGKLWASKEVGIFSAISLAIFPAHIYISRAARPYSFCMFLGLLCFIYLKPFIQYKKNIDFYRIALLLSLLLFTVYTSIVYIIFFNIVALIVLVRDRGIIHSLRPILIGTIITLAPTIYFLVHRVFYPSAFNPQLASSLNDFAIAFIRPFIGIFFLSLDPIRDVTATPWEFSYLWHFWITVALLFAGLFWLLRYNRPFFLLGLTLLGATLAFVVLTRLPNLQFWHFFTLYPMIALLAGSGLAAALPKRWWPCVMVGLPLIFLFVYIGPLGWLFYQVNSIQFQSTTPEVGKAIASLAFDDGGIMVDVANEPIYNWYADQFSLINRLKLQRFDSDSGKITLNVIQNSLDEKSFNFFSRGSNIQIANTHIVSVTPIGTHSIFKWTVGNSGVIPLKFGKNVTLDANPQDFYGHVHSADKVMVDPGHTTLAIPTVYDTWTRFEYSFNNVETFKDLLINLSAHYVNSGNGNYFIMTYTFDEEEEQVLFSSVGPELGAIENIVRHDLSFHRYKPFTRLTLHFNIYCAQKTPSLLLSDLRTVGFRKLAFLAKPVNGNVMNPDTLAPEYELEGLRGVERDNDRTWRWGVDGKTSVSFPLFGAQRVRLRYAVRNFLPEQSCRVTINGKHLEMIKDMPIQSWTSIPISRELEFDAPDGRNIITFEFSKINHINASMSDTDTTPYTTAFSTLEIEPLGTEIIQPEL from the coding sequence AATACGTTAGACAATGCTCCACCTTTTTTCTACATAATAACAAAAATTGTTACACTTTTTGGATCCTCAAGTTTTGTTCTTCGGCTACCCTCTGTAGTTTTTGGCGTACTTGCGGTATACTTGATGTATATAGTTGGCAAGCTGTGGGCTTCTAAAGAAGTTGGTATTTTTTCAGCCATTTCCCTCGCGATATTCCCAGCCCATATATATATATCAAGAGCTGCAAGACCTTACTCTTTTTGTATGTTCCTGGGATTGCTGTGCTTCATATATTTGAAACCTTTCATCCAATACAAAAAAAACATAGATTTCTACCGGATCGCCCTGCTTTTGAGTTTATTATTGTTTACGGTTTACACTTCAATTGTGTATATAATTTTTTTCAATATTGTGGCTCTCATTGTACTTGTACGTGACAGAGGCATCATTCATTCTCTAAGGCCAATTCTCATTGGCACAATCATAACGTTGGCACCAACAATTTATTTCCTTGTACACCGTGTATTTTATCCTTCTGCATTTAATCCGCAACTAGCATCATCATTGAATGACTTTGCCATTGCTTTTATAAGGCCGTTTATCGGGATTTTTTTTCTTAGTCTCGATCCAATCAGGGATGTTACCGCAACCCCCTGGGAATTTTCCTATCTTTGGCATTTCTGGATCACCGTGGCCCTGTTGTTCGCAGGGCTATTTTGGTTACTACGTTATAACCGACCCTTTTTCCTGCTTGGATTAACTCTGCTGGGAGCGACATTAGCATTCGTAGTACTCACGCGACTTCCCAACCTCCAATTCTGGCATTTTTTTACTCTTTACCCCATGATTGCTTTGCTGGCTGGCTCAGGCTTAGCGGCGGCATTACCAAAACGCTGGTGGCCTTGTGTAATGGTCGGGCTGCCTCTTATCTTTCTTTTTGTCTATATTGGCCCATTAGGGTGGCTTTTTTACCAAGTCAACAGCATTCAATTCCAATCGACAACACCTGAGGTCGGCAAAGCAATCGCATCGTTGGCATTTGATGATGGCGGAATAATGGTGGACGTTGCAAATGAGCCTATTTACAACTGGTATGCTGATCAGTTCAGCCTCATTAACCGTCTTAAATTGCAACGGTTCGATTCAGATAGCGGCAAAATTACTCTGAACGTAATCCAGAACTCACTAGATGAAAAAAGTTTCAATTTTTTTTCACGAGGATCAAATATACAAATAGCAAACACGCATATTGTTTCTGTTACGCCAATAGGAACGCATAGCATTTTCAAATGGACCGTGGGTAATTCCGGTGTTATTCCATTAAAATTTGGGAAAAATGTCACACTTGATGCTAACCCTCAAGATTTCTATGGTCATGTCCATTCAGCAGACAAGGTAATGGTAGACCCCGGCCATACCACCTTGGCCATCCCAACGGTCTATGACACTTGGACCCGTTTTGAATATTCCTTCAACAACGTTGAAACATTCAAAGATCTACTGATAAATTTATCAGCGCATTATGTAAATTCTGGCAATGGAAACTATTTTATTATGACCTACACCTTCGATGAAGAAGAAGAGCAAGTATTATTTTCTTCTGTAGGCCCAGAGCTTGGTGCCATTGAAAATATCGTGCGGCATGACCTCAGCTTTCACCGCTATAAGCCATTTACTAGATTAACGCTCCACTTTAACATATATTGCGCTCAAAAAACGCCTAGCCTTCTTCTTAGCGACCTGAGGACTGTGGGATTTAGAAAACTAGCATTTCTGGCTAAGCCTGTTAATGGAAACGTTATGAACCCCGACACTTTAGCACCGGAATACGAGTTAGAGGGATTACGAGGCGTGGAAAGAGATAATGACCGAACGTGGCGGTGGGGTGTTGACGGTAAGACATCAGTGTCATTCCCCCTATTTGGAGCACAACGGGTACGTCTTCGCTATGCTGTGAGAAATTTTTTACCTGAACAATCTTGTCGGGTGACAATTAATGGAAAGCACCTGGAGATGATTAAAGACATGCCCATACAGAGTTGGACCTCCATTCCGATATCACGAGAACTTGAATTTGATGCACCTGACGGTCGAAACATCATTACATTTGAATTCTCAAAAATTAACCACATAAATGCATCTATGTCTGACACAGACACAACACCCTATACAACGGCTTTCAGCACACTTGAAATCGAACCTCTCGGTACTGAGATAATACAGCCAGAGCTTTAA